The Defluviitalea raffinosedens genome contains the following window.
GAGGATATACTTCTGATGTTAAATTATATGATGTTATTTTGGTAAAAGATGCATGGAGCGAATCTACTTACGCCAAAGTACAGGGAGGATATGAAGGCAATATTATTGAAGGGACACCGGAGTTAAATCAAAAACTCATAAAAGCTGCAAATGATTTGGGTATTCCCATACATATAGAAAGAATTCATTCATCGGATGTTTTTTACAGAGAAAATCCTGATAAATACAAAGAAATCTATGAAAAGTACGGCTGCGTAGCTGTAGAAATGGAGTCTTTTGCACTTTTCCATAATGCAAAGGTGCTTGGAAAAAATGCAGCTTGCTTGCTTACTGTATCTGATAATTTAGCAACTAAAGAAGAAACTACCTCTGAAGAACGACAAAATTCATTCACTAATATGATGAAGATTGCTTTGGAATTAGCAGAATAGAGCAAAACAATAATGTTAGAAAAAGACATTTGTCCTAGAACAAATGTCTTTTTTTAACATTATTAAATTTTGCTAGTAATCCTTTAATAAAGTTATTGGTTTTGGCAAATTATAGGATTAAGAGTAAAATAACGGTAATGTATAAACGACATATTTAGGATAAATACTGTAGTCTAATATTTCCCTGACTTTTTTAATATAAAGCAATAACTTTTTTGCAATAAATGTTTTTAGGAGGAATAAGTATGAGTGTGAACGCGATGATATTTACCAATGATCATTGTATTGGCTGTAACCGATGCATTGCTTTTTGCCCTATTCCCGATGCCAATAAAGCAACTGAAATCAATGGGAAAAATACCATTCAAGTTGATGGAGAAAAGTGCATAGGTTGTTGGAATTGTATGGAGGCATGCATGCATGATGCCCGGGATTATCACGATGATACTCAAAAATTTTTCTATGACTTAAAAAGTGGTAAAAAGATTTCATTAATTGTAGCACCTGCTATAAGGACCAATTTCATTAATGAGTATAAAAATTTATTTGGATATTTGAAATCTTTAGGTGTTAACCTGATCTATGATACCTCTTTTGGAGCAGATATTACAACCTGGGCTTATCTTAAGTGTATCAAAGAGAAGAAGATGACAGGAATGATTTCGCAACCTTGTCCTGTAGTGGTTCATTACATAGAAAAATATAAACCAGAGTTATTGGAAAAACTAGCCCCTGTACATAGCCCGATGATGTGTACGGCAATATATATGAGAAAATATAAAAAGATCAATGATGCCTTTGCTTTCATTTCTCCCTGTATTGCCAAAAAGAATGAAATACAAGATCCAAATACAGAGAATTTAATACAGTATAATGTTACTTTTAAGAAACTGCTGGAGTATATAAGGGAAAATCAGGTTAACCTTTCGTATTATCCTGCTTATGAATTCGATGGTATAGAAGGGGCCTTGGGTTCAATATTTCCTAAACATGGTGGACTTAGAGAAAATGTAGAATTTCATTTAAGAGGTGAAGGCTGGATTCGCCAAATCGAAGGCCAAAAAGAAGCTTATAAGTATTTAAGAGAATATGTCAAACGGGTAAAACAGTCCAAAGAATTACCTACCCTTGTAGATATTTTAAACTGCAGACACGGGTGTAATTTTGGAACGGGAACAACAAAAGAACCAACCGTGGATGATGCAGATTTAGTCCTCCATTATAAAAAAGTAGAAAGTACCAGGGACCAAAATGGAAGACTAAAAAAGACTTATGATTTATTTAAAACTTTCGATAAAAAATTAAAAATTTCAGACTTTGAAAGACATTATAGCAATAAGCTCATAAAATCCGATGTAGTTAATGAAAAAGATATTGAAGGCGCCTTTATTAAACTGATGAAAACGACTGAAGAAGATAAAAGCATAAATTGTACAGCATGTGGATATGAATCTTGCTTTCAAATGGCTGAGGCAATTGTAAAAGGCAATAATTATGAAAAAAATTGTATTTATTATAACAAAAAAATGGTTGAGATTGAAAAAGAAGCAGTTTTGAAAAAGAATACAGAAATAGAGGAAATGTTTAGCAAAGTATATAATTTGAGTGAAGAAAGAAAAAAAGCCAGTGAGGAATTGAAACAAGATATTGAAACGATTTCTCGGGCTTTAGAACAAGTTACTAAAGCGAGTGAAGAGACGGCAAGAGTTTTAGACAAAATAAGTAACGAAACCAATGAAGTGGTAGAACAAGTTTATGAATTAAGAGAAATTGTAGATTTAATTAACAAAAACATTAATAAATACATTGAAAATACCAAGGTAATTGTAAGGATTTCAGAGCAAACGAATTTATTAGCATTAAATGCTTCTATAGAATCTGCCAGGGCAGGAGAACAAGGAAGAGGTTTTGCTGTTGTGGCAGAGGAAATAAGAAAACTGGCAGAACAAGCAAAATTATCTGCAGAAACAGCGCAGAGCAATAATATTTCCACTTTGCCAAATTTAGAAAAGATTATTGCCATGGCAGAAACGCTCTTAACTAGAACGGAGGAAATCAATAAAGCAATCCAAAATATTGCATCAAGCACCGAGGAAATTACTTCTCAGGCAGAAGAAATTGCAGCAACCTCTTCAGCAATCATTAATAAAAATAAAGTTAATTGATTTATGCTGAGTTAATAAAACAAGATCCTGATCATTATATATAACCTCTTTTTGCCTAAGATTATTTTGAATTGCTGTAGAAGATGTGATAGAATATTATGCGTTATCAGGGACAAAAGAGAGGATGAAAAATGAACAATAATTACTATAGAATTAATAATTATAAGAATTTGGGAAACCAGTTTGAAGAAATAGGGGAATTGGAAAAAGCTCTGGAATTTTACAAAAAGGCATTAAAATTTAAAGAAGCTGAAAAAGATATAGATCTTCTTTTGGATATAGGGTTATTATATGAAGAATTAGGTGAAGAAGAACTGGCGAAGGAAAAATTTTTGCAAATATTAGAGCTTGATCCAAAGGAAGCAAGGGCATATTATGGTTTAGGCGTTTTATATGATGAATGCAATCAGTATGAAGAAGCTCTTAAATACTATAAAAAAGCCATTGAACTTGACCCGGAGTATGACAGGGCATATTTTTTTGCAGCCGATGTATATGACCAGCTTGGACGAAAGGAAGAAGCGATAAAATATTATGAGAAAGTGATCGAATTAGTGGAGGATGATTTTTGGGCATACGTAAATTTGGGCTCAATTTATGAAGAATTGGGAGAAAATGAAAAAGCATTGGAGTATATGAAAGAAAGTTTACTCATCGAAGAGGATCATTATATTTCTTTATTTAATATAGGCGTTATACTCAAAAAGATGGGGAAAACAGAAGAAGCTAAACAACATTATCAGCGAAGTATTAAATCCAATCCGGAATACCCTTACAGTTATTTAAATTTAGCGATTCTTTATAAAGAAAAAAATGAATACGAGAAAGCCATAGAGGTTCTTACGAAAGGTATTTACTTTAATAGGCAATCGGCTTTTTTGTATTATAATCGAGCTTGTATGTATATTCATGTGAATAAATATGAGCAAGTCATAAAAGATTTAACTGTGGCTGTTAAGTTATATCCTAAGTTTGTTGAGTATATAAAAAATGATAATGAGTTAGAGCCTGTTAAGCATTTAGAGACTTACAAAGCGCTCATTCATCAAAAATAAGGTTTTTTAATTATTTTCCCTCCTGGTAGTTTTGAACTGCCAGGAGTTTTTTGTTTTATAGACATGGATATCGAAATATAGAATGAAATTATTAAAGAATGATAAAAATTTATTGTAAAACGATAAACAATATGATATAATCAAATCAATAATTAATAAGTGAGGTGCTTTTATGAAACGAGAAACACTCTTTTTAAAATTTGTGATTATCCTTATGGGAATTCCAGTCCTTGCTTTATGCATATTTGTGTTGCCTAGGTTTTCAGAATATGCGGCAAAAATTGTTCCGGAAATTCCTTATATTAAATATTTCTTTTCAATCGGCATGTATATAACTGCAGGGATATTTTACTTTGCTCTGTATCAGGCTTTAAAACTCTTAAGCTATATCGATCAGGGTAAGGCATTCTCGGAATTATCGGTTCTTGCTTTAAAAAACATAAAATACTCTG
Protein-coding sequences here:
- the deoD gene encoding purine-nucleoside phosphorylase translates to MPTPHIEVRNKNEIAKTVLMPGDPLRAKFIADTFLTDVKQFNSVRNVLGYTGNYKGRRISVMASGMGMPSIGIYSYELYKFYDVENIVRIGSCGGYTSDVKLYDVILVKDAWSESTYAKVQGGYEGNIIEGTPELNQKLIKAANDLGIPIHIERIHSSDVFYRENPDKYKEIYEKYGCVAVEMESFALFHNAKVLGKNAACLLTVSDNLATKEETTSEERQNSFTNMMKIALELAE
- a CDS encoding [Fe-Fe] hydrogenase large subunit C-terminal domain-containing protein; amino-acid sequence: MSVNAMIFTNDHCIGCNRCIAFCPIPDANKATEINGKNTIQVDGEKCIGCWNCMEACMHDARDYHDDTQKFFYDLKSGKKISLIVAPAIRTNFINEYKNLFGYLKSLGVNLIYDTSFGADITTWAYLKCIKEKKMTGMISQPCPVVVHYIEKYKPELLEKLAPVHSPMMCTAIYMRKYKKINDAFAFISPCIAKKNEIQDPNTENLIQYNVTFKKLLEYIRENQVNLSYYPAYEFDGIEGALGSIFPKHGGLRENVEFHLRGEGWIRQIEGQKEAYKYLREYVKRVKQSKELPTLVDILNCRHGCNFGTGTTKEPTVDDADLVLHYKKVESTRDQNGRLKKTYDLFKTFDKKLKISDFERHYSNKLIKSDVVNEKDIEGAFIKLMKTTEEDKSINCTACGYESCFQMAEAIVKGNNYEKNCIYYNKKMVEIEKEAVLKKNTEIEEMFSKVYNLSEERKKASEELKQDIETISRALEQVTKASEETARVLDKISNETNEVVEQVYELREIVDLINKNINKYIENTKVIVRISEQTNLLALNASIESARAGEQGRGFAVVAEEIRKLAEQAKLSAETAQSNNISTLPNLEKIIAMAETLLTRTEEINKAIQNIASSTEEITSQAEEIAATSSAIINKNKVN
- a CDS encoding tetratricopeptide repeat protein, with protein sequence MNNNYYRINNYKNLGNQFEEIGELEKALEFYKKALKFKEAEKDIDLLLDIGLLYEELGEEELAKEKFLQILELDPKEARAYYGLGVLYDECNQYEEALKYYKKAIELDPEYDRAYFFAADVYDQLGRKEEAIKYYEKVIELVEDDFWAYVNLGSIYEELGENEKALEYMKESLLIEEDHYISLFNIGVILKKMGKTEEAKQHYQRSIKSNPEYPYSYLNLAILYKEKNEYEKAIEVLTKGIYFNRQSAFLYYNRACMYIHVNKYEQVIKDLTVAVKLYPKFVEYIKNDNELEPVKHLETYKALIHQK
- a CDS encoding DUF2975 domain-containing protein; translated protein: MKRETLFLKFVIILMGIPVLALCIFVLPRFSEYAAKIVPEIPYIKYFFSIGMYITAGIFYFALYQALKLLSYIDQGKAFSELSVLALKNIKYSAIAISVVYVAELPIIYLIADADDAPGLILIGLIIIFASVVISVFAAVLEKLLKHAFDIKSENDLTI